One stretch of Cellulomonas wangsupingiae DNA includes these proteins:
- a CDS encoding phage holin family protein, translating to MTTDSPWTPNPTIFHGSRVPPQLRSLAHRSARVYVGPMVRLLLRALIFLASAALGLLAAAAALDDFTVTASGFIVTVVVFAVAQSVLSPFILKMSTRYAPAFLGGIGLVSTFVALLLAHLLTDGLRIDGAATWVLATIIVWAVTALATFTLPFVLLRERRRGRTDDAEPARG from the coding sequence ATGACGACCGACAGCCCGTGGACCCCGAACCCGACGATCTTCCACGGGTCGCGCGTGCCGCCGCAGCTGCGCTCCCTCGCCCACCGGAGCGCCCGGGTCTACGTTGGCCCCATGGTCCGGCTGCTGCTGCGCGCGCTGATCTTCCTCGCCTCGGCCGCCCTCGGGCTGCTCGCGGCGGCCGCGGCGCTCGACGACTTCACCGTCACCGCATCGGGGTTCATCGTCACGGTCGTCGTGTTCGCGGTCGCGCAGTCGGTGCTCTCGCCGTTCATCCTCAAGATGAGCACCCGGTACGCCCCGGCGTTCCTCGGCGGCATCGGGCTGGTCTCGACGTTCGTCGCGCTGCTGCTGGCGCACCTGCTGACCGACGGGCTGCGCATCGACGGCGCCGCGACCTGGGTGCTCGCCACGATCATCGTCTGGGCGGTCACCGCGCTCGCGACGTTCACCCTGCCCTTCGTGCTGCTGCGGGAGCGGCGCCGTGGACGGACCGACGACGCGGAGCCTGCGCGCGGCTGA
- the dnaG gene encoding DNA primase, with the protein MAGRILREDVEAVRERVHIEEIVGAHVALRSAGVGSLKGLCPFHDERSPSFHVRPQVGRYHCFGCGEGGDVIAFVQKVDGLGFTDAVEYLASRAGMQLRYEEGGGPSRPGEEPGRRRRLLDAHRIAEEFYREQLVLPAAAAARAFLAERGFDRSAADDFGVGFAPQGWDGLLRHLRGRGFTEAELTVSGLVSQGQRGIYDRFRGRLVWPIREVTGETVGFGARRLFDEDTGPKYLNTPETPLYRKSHVLYGIDLAKREISREKQVVVVEGYTDVMAMHLSGVRTAVATCGTAFGPDHARIVRRLVGDSGSAGGVQLAGGSSVGGEIVFTFDGDAAGQKAALRAFGEDQAFTAQTFVAVETSGMDPCELRQARGPDAVRALVSSRQPLFEFVIRSTLAAHDLRTAEGRVGALRAAAPVVAGIRDSALRPEYERLLAGWLGMDDVAGVRRAVADARRAPRQAPRGGSDRDAGRRPGSSSDGAPTPVPVARMAVPDRRDPVAQVERTALEVVLQHPTLVPAEFDALAPDACTAPAYRAVHEAVRAAGGIAAARDVVARGGETAWVGAVLEEAAEPVHALLTELSVSPLPEDRPQSLPGYVRGVVLRLVDIGVTRRIADVRGRLQRLGDDADPAEQRALLGELLELEAQRRGLRSA; encoded by the coding sequence GTGGCCGGACGGATTCTGCGGGAGGACGTGGAGGCCGTCCGCGAGCGCGTCCACATCGAGGAGATCGTCGGTGCGCACGTCGCGCTGCGGTCCGCGGGCGTCGGCTCGCTCAAGGGGCTGTGCCCCTTCCACGACGAGCGGTCGCCGTCGTTCCACGTGCGCCCGCAGGTGGGCCGGTACCACTGCTTCGGCTGCGGCGAGGGCGGGGACGTCATCGCGTTCGTGCAGAAGGTCGACGGCCTGGGCTTCACGGACGCCGTCGAGTACCTGGCGTCGCGCGCCGGCATGCAGCTGCGGTACGAGGAGGGCGGCGGACCGTCGCGACCGGGCGAGGAGCCGGGCCGTCGGCGCCGTCTGCTGGACGCCCACCGCATCGCCGAGGAGTTCTACCGCGAGCAGCTCGTGCTGCCGGCCGCGGCCGCGGCCCGCGCGTTCCTCGCCGAGCGCGGGTTCGACCGCTCGGCGGCCGACGACTTCGGTGTCGGGTTCGCCCCGCAGGGGTGGGACGGGCTGCTGCGGCACCTGCGCGGCCGGGGCTTCACCGAGGCCGAGCTGACGGTGTCGGGCCTGGTCAGCCAGGGGCAGCGCGGCATCTACGACCGCTTCCGCGGGCGCCTGGTGTGGCCCATCCGCGAGGTCACGGGGGAGACCGTCGGGTTCGGCGCGCGGCGGCTGTTCGACGAGGACACCGGGCCGAAGTACCTCAACACCCCGGAGACCCCGCTGTACCGCAAGTCCCACGTGCTCTACGGCATCGACCTGGCCAAGCGGGAGATCTCCCGGGAGAAGCAGGTCGTCGTCGTCGAGGGGTACACCGACGTCATGGCGATGCACCTGTCCGGGGTCCGCACCGCGGTGGCGACCTGCGGCACGGCCTTCGGCCCGGACCACGCGCGCATCGTGCGTCGGCTCGTCGGCGACTCCGGCAGCGCGGGCGGCGTGCAGCTCGCCGGCGGGTCGTCGGTCGGCGGCGAGATCGTCTTCACGTTCGACGGCGACGCGGCCGGCCAGAAGGCCGCCCTGCGGGCGTTCGGCGAGGACCAGGCCTTCACGGCCCAGACGTTCGTGGCCGTCGAGACGTCCGGCATGGACCCCTGCGAGCTGCGGCAGGCGCGCGGTCCGGACGCCGTGCGCGCCCTCGTGTCGTCGCGCCAGCCCCTCTTCGAGTTCGTGATCCGCTCGACGCTCGCCGCGCACGACCTGCGGACCGCCGAAGGACGCGTGGGTGCACTGCGCGCCGCGGCGCCGGTCGTCGCGGGCATCCGCGACTCGGCCTTGCGGCCCGAGTACGAGCGTCTGCTGGCGGGGTGGCTCGGCATGGACGACGTGGCCGGTGTGCGGCGCGCCGTCGCCGACGCGCGGCGTGCGCCGCGCCAGGCCCCGCGCGGCGGGTCGGACCGGGACGCCGGCCGCCGGCCGGGGAGCTCGTCCGACGGGGCACCCACCCCCGTGCCCGTGGCCCGCATGGCCGTGCCCGACCGCCGCGACCCCGTCGCGCAGGTCGAGCGCACGGCGTTGGAGGTGGTGCTGCAGCACCCGACGCTCGTGCCCGCGGAGTTCGACGCGCTGGCCCCCGACGCGTGCACCGCGCCCGCCTACCGGGCGGTCCACGAGGCCGTGCGTGCCGCCGGCGGCATCGCCGCTGCGCGCGACGTCGTCGCGCGCGGTGGCGAGACGGCGTGGGTCGGTGCCGTGCTGGAGGAGGCGGCCGAGCCCGTGCACGCTCTGCTCACGGAGCTGTCGGTCTCGCCGCTGCCCGAGGACCGCCCGCAGTCGCTGCCCGGCTACGTGCGCGGCGTCGTCCTGCGCCTCGTCGACATCGGGGTCACGCGCCGCATCGCCGACGTCCGCGGCCGTCTCCAGCGGCTGGGGGACGACGCGGACCCGGCCGAGCAGCGCGCGCTGCTCGGCGAGCTGCTCGAGCTCGAGGCACAGCGCCGGGGCCTGCGCAGCGCCTGA
- a CDS encoding SDR family oxidoreductase yields the protein MNGTTDRVAIVTGGSRGIGRAAAERLAADGLAVVIAYVGNQAEADAAVAGIQDAGGRALAVRADVADEAAVAALFDAAERHFGGVDVVVNAAGVMVLAPVADIDLVALDRMHRTNVRGTFVVGQQAARRVRGGGAIINVSTSVTRLSTPGYAAYAASKAAVEALSLVLARELRGRDVTVNAVAPGPTATALFLEGKSAELVEQIAAQNPMGRIGTPGDVAEVISALAGPARWINGQTLFVNGGQA from the coding sequence ATGAACGGGACAACGGATCGCGTCGCCATCGTGACGGGAGGCTCGCGAGGCATCGGTCGAGCCGCTGCCGAGCGGCTTGCCGCCGACGGCCTCGCCGTCGTCATCGCGTACGTCGGCAACCAGGCCGAGGCGGACGCCGCAGTGGCCGGCATCCAGGACGCCGGTGGCCGCGCCCTCGCCGTCCGGGCGGACGTGGCCGACGAGGCCGCGGTCGCCGCACTGTTCGACGCGGCGGAACGGCACTTCGGCGGCGTCGACGTCGTCGTCAACGCCGCAGGGGTCATGGTCCTGGCGCCGGTGGCGGACATCGACCTCGTCGCGCTGGACCGCATGCACCGCACCAACGTGCGCGGCACCTTCGTGGTCGGTCAGCAGGCGGCCCGGCGCGTCCGAGGGGGCGGAGCGATCATCAACGTGTCCACGTCGGTGACACGGCTGAGCACCCCCGGCTACGCCGCGTACGCCGCGAGCAAGGCGGCTGTCGAGGCGCTCAGCCTCGTCCTCGCCCGGGAGCTGCGCGGCCGCGACGTCACGGTCAACGCCGTCGCTCCGGGTCCCACGGCGACTGCTCTCTTCCTCGAGGGCAAGAGCGCCGAGCTCGTCGAGCAGATCGCCGCCCAGAACCCGATGGGACGCATCGGCACCCCGGGCGACGTGGCCGAGGTGATCTCCGCGCTGGCCGGCCCCGCGCGGTGGATCAACGGCCAGACGCTCTTCGTCAACGGCGGCCAGGCCTAG
- a CDS encoding SDR family NAD(P)-dependent oxidoreductase translates to MSVILITGAATGIGNLTARHLAASGHIVFASMRGVDGRNAAHAASLLDTAARDGVDLRVVELDVTSDASVQAAVDRVVTEAGGLDVVVNNAGHLNVGYVEAFTPDELLHLIDVNTIGVHRVNRAVLPHFRERRSGTLLYVGSTIPVTTPPFLGPYVVSKAAMDALAVTTAYEANAFGIETVIVMPGPITQGTEHFPNAGRASDLERTSAYRALDPLVAANEQATAGLLGPGPLQGAEGVAKEVVRVLALPFGAKPFRTVIDDADAGVEHVNWAAYQARAAFVERLGMAELLHPAAP, encoded by the coding sequence ATGTCGGTCATCCTCATCACCGGTGCCGCCACGGGCATCGGCAACCTCACCGCCAGGCACCTCGCCGCCAGCGGGCACATCGTCTTCGCCAGCATGCGCGGCGTCGACGGACGCAACGCCGCCCACGCCGCGAGCCTCCTCGACACCGCGGCGCGCGACGGCGTCGACCTCCGGGTCGTCGAGCTGGACGTGACGTCGGACGCCTCCGTGCAGGCGGCCGTCGACCGGGTCGTCACCGAGGCCGGCGGGCTCGACGTCGTCGTGAACAACGCGGGCCACCTCAACGTCGGGTACGTCGAGGCATTCACGCCCGACGAGCTCCTGCACCTGATCGACGTCAACACCATCGGCGTCCACCGGGTGAACCGCGCCGTCCTGCCGCACTTCCGCGAGCGGAGGTCGGGCACGCTGCTGTACGTCGGCAGCACCATCCCCGTCACGACGCCACCGTTCCTCGGGCCCTACGTCGTCTCGAAGGCGGCCATGGACGCCCTCGCCGTCACCACGGCCTACGAGGCCAACGCGTTCGGCATCGAGACGGTGATCGTCATGCCGGGCCCGATCACGCAGGGCACCGAGCACTTCCCGAACGCCGGCCGTGCGAGCGACCTCGAGCGGACCAGCGCCTACCGGGCGCTCGACCCGCTGGTCGCCGCGAACGAGCAGGCGACCGCGGGCCTCCTGGGACCCGGACCGCTCCAGGGTGCCGAGGGCGTGGCGAAGGAGGTCGTCCGGGTCCTGGCCCTGCCCTTCGGGGCGAAGCCGTTCCGCACGGTCATCGACGACGCCGACGCAGGGGTCGAGCACGTGAACTGGGCGGCCTACCAGGCGCGCGCCGCCTTCGTGGAGCGGCTCGGCATGGCCGAGCTGCTCCACCCGGCCGCCCCGTAG
- a CDS encoding YciI family protein produces the protein MRHEEDDVEYILFICTDPEGEDAAPGDLTTEQWGADVDARGVWRHGDRLRPVEAATTVRRRGDDVLLTDGPFAETREHIAGYDVIEAADLDEAVAIAAAHPMARAGRIEVRPVWPLDGGD, from the coding sequence GTGAGGCACGAGGAGGACGACGTGGAGTACATCCTGTTCATCTGCACCGACCCCGAGGGCGAGGACGCCGCACCGGGCGACCTGACGACCGAGCAGTGGGGTGCCGACGTGGACGCACGCGGCGTCTGGCGGCACGGCGACCGGCTGCGGCCGGTCGAGGCGGCCACGACCGTCCGCCGGCGAGGCGACGACGTCCTGCTCACCGACGGCCCGTTCGCCGAGACCCGCGAGCACATCGCCGGCTACGACGTCATCGAGGCGGCCGACCTGGACGAGGCCGTCGCGATCGCGGCCGCGCACCCGATGGCCCGGGCGGGCAGGATCGAGGTGCGGCCGGTGTGGCCGCTGGACGGCGGCGACTGA
- a CDS encoding phosphatase PAP2 family protein, producing MHAFWHRYEIDTSRPDGRQVRRDLVRRVLLPAAALWCVVVGTGLLVTGPLGGLPAEASINEWFVTQRTPALDAVTTVLSAIGQTEFLIGACLLAMALIWWRTRQWWYAIIPGLAVAVQAVIFLTSALVVGRERPEVEHLDHAPPTSSFPSGHTGAATAFYLTMAFGAQRITHPVARWAATVLCVLVPVAVGVARTYRGMHSLSDVVVGFLNGATCAVIAWNYLRRTT from the coding sequence GTGCACGCGTTCTGGCACCGCTACGAGATCGACACCAGCAGGCCGGACGGCCGGCAGGTGCGCCGCGATCTCGTGCGGCGCGTCCTGCTGCCGGCCGCCGCGCTGTGGTGCGTCGTCGTCGGCACCGGCCTGCTCGTCACCGGCCCGCTGGGCGGCCTGCCGGCCGAGGCCTCGATCAACGAGTGGTTCGTCACGCAGCGGACACCCGCGCTCGACGCCGTCACGACGGTGCTCTCCGCGATCGGGCAGACCGAGTTCCTCATCGGTGCCTGTCTCCTGGCCATGGCCCTGATCTGGTGGCGCACGAGGCAGTGGTGGTACGCGATCATCCCCGGCCTGGCGGTGGCGGTGCAGGCCGTGATCTTCCTCACCTCCGCGCTCGTCGTGGGCCGGGAGCGTCCCGAGGTCGAGCACCTCGACCACGCACCGCCCACGTCGAGCTTCCCGAGCGGCCACACGGGCGCGGCGACCGCCTTCTACCTGACCATGGCCTTCGGCGCCCAGCGCATCACGCACCCCGTGGCCCGCTGGGCGGCGACCGTCCTGTGCGTGCTCGTCCCCGTCGCGGTCGGCGTCGCTCGCACGTACCGCGGGATGCACTCGCTCAGCGACGTGGTCGTCGGCTTCCTCAACGGCGCGACGTGCGCCGTCATCGCGTGGAACTACCTGCGCCGCACGACGTGA
- a CDS encoding TetR/AcrR family transcriptional regulator — protein sequence MATASTRERIVRSAAALLAEGGREAVSTRSVSAAAGVQSPAIYRHFGDMSALLDAVAEHGFEDYLLTKGALTPSGDPVEDLRRGWDLHVEFGVSHPALYSLAYGQGQPGVQTPAAKRAGAILAGQVNAIALAGRLQMSEGAAAHLVHAAGCGVTFTLISMPQDQRDPDLSARAREATIAAVTTGGGADDVGRGRRGAVVAMRAMAPELTGLSDAERALLVEWMDRASR from the coding sequence GTGGCCACCGCATCGACCCGCGAGCGCATCGTCCGGAGCGCAGCAGCCCTTCTCGCCGAAGGCGGCCGCGAGGCCGTCTCGACGCGGTCGGTCTCCGCTGCCGCGGGCGTGCAGTCGCCCGCCATCTACCGGCACTTCGGCGACATGAGCGCACTCCTGGACGCCGTCGCCGAGCACGGGTTCGAGGACTACCTGCTGACGAAGGGCGCTCTGACCCCGTCGGGCGACCCGGTCGAGGACCTCCGGCGGGGTTGGGACCTGCACGTGGAGTTCGGGGTGAGCCATCCCGCGCTCTACTCGCTCGCGTACGGCCAGGGGCAGCCCGGCGTGCAGACCCCGGCGGCGAAGCGGGCCGGCGCCATCCTCGCGGGGCAGGTCAACGCCATCGCTCTCGCTGGACGGCTCCAGATGAGCGAGGGCGCTGCGGCGCACCTCGTTCACGCCGCGGGTTGTGGCGTCACCTTCACCCTCATCTCCATGCCGCAGGACCAGCGCGACCCGGATCTCTCAGCGCGTGCCCGGGAGGCGACGATCGCGGCGGTCACCACCGGTGGCGGCGCCGATGACGTCGGCCGCGGGCGGCGCGGCGCCGTCGTCGCGATGCGTGCCATGGCGCCGGAGCTCACCGGGCTCAGCGACGCGGAACGCGCGCTCCTCGTGGAGTGGATGGACCGCGCCTCGCGGTAG
- a CDS encoding deoxyguanosinetriphosphate triphosphohydrolase, translated as MTAPDLLAHDVDGYADADRERWVHEGEKSRERTPFERDRARIVHSSALRRLGAKTQVLGPSSDDFVRTRLTHTLEVAQVGREIGKALGCDPDVVDTACLAHDLGHPPFGHNGERALADLARGIGGFEGNAQTLRLLTRLDPKVVAPDGRSVGLNLSRASLDASVKYPWRYGQGPISPASGRPTHKFGVYEDDLPVFEWLRADAPPGRKCLEAQVMDLADDISYSVHDVEDAVVGGRLDLAVLTRPDERARVVEAVDTWYGAQVTAAELEGAMDRLVAARLWGRGFDGSRGALAVLKDATSQLIGRFAKAAQQATRARYGDGPLTRYAAELVVPHETLAEILVLKGLAVAYVMAPRELEPVYQRQREVLTSLVEVLADRGPDALEPPFAADWRAADDDAQRLRVVVDQVASLTDVSAVALHARLVHPPRH; from the coding sequence GTGACCGCTCCCGACCTCCTCGCCCACGACGTCGACGGGTACGCCGACGCCGACCGCGAGCGCTGGGTCCACGAGGGCGAGAAGTCGCGCGAGCGCACCCCGTTCGAGCGCGACCGCGCCCGCATCGTGCACTCCTCGGCGCTGCGCAGGCTCGGCGCGAAGACGCAGGTGCTCGGCCCGTCGTCCGACGACTTCGTGCGCACCCGGCTGACGCACACGCTCGAGGTCGCGCAGGTCGGGCGGGAGATCGGCAAGGCCCTCGGGTGCGACCCGGACGTCGTCGACACCGCGTGCCTCGCGCACGACCTGGGCCACCCGCCGTTCGGCCACAACGGCGAGCGGGCGCTCGCCGACCTCGCGCGCGGCATCGGCGGGTTCGAGGGCAACGCCCAGACGCTGCGGCTCCTGACGCGCCTCGACCCCAAGGTCGTCGCCCCGGACGGCCGCTCCGTCGGGCTGAACCTCTCGCGCGCCAGCCTCGACGCGTCCGTGAAGTACCCGTGGCGGTACGGCCAGGGACCGATCAGCCCGGCGAGCGGACGGCCGACGCACAAGTTCGGCGTCTACGAGGACGACCTGCCCGTGTTCGAGTGGCTGCGCGCCGACGCACCGCCGGGACGCAAGTGCCTCGAGGCGCAGGTCATGGACCTCGCCGACGACATCTCCTACTCGGTCCACGACGTCGAGGACGCCGTGGTCGGCGGGCGGCTGGACCTCGCGGTGCTGACCCGTCCCGACGAGCGGGCACGCGTCGTCGAGGCCGTGGACACCTGGTACGGCGCCCAGGTCACCGCGGCGGAGCTCGAGGGCGCGATGGACCGGCTCGTCGCGGCCCGGCTCTGGGGCCGCGGGTTCGACGGGTCGCGCGGTGCGCTGGCCGTCCTCAAGGACGCGACGAGCCAGCTGATCGGCCGGTTCGCGAAGGCGGCGCAGCAGGCCACGCGCGCGAGGTACGGCGACGGGCCACTGACGCGCTACGCGGCCGAGCTGGTCGTGCCGCACGAGACTCTCGCGGAGATCCTCGTCCTCAAGGGTCTCGCGGTGGCGTACGTCATGGCGCCGCGCGAGCTGGAGCCGGTGTACCAGCGGCAGCGGGAGGTCCTCACCTCGCTGGTCGAGGTGCTCGCCGACCGCGGGCCCGACGCCCTGGAGCCGCCGTTCGCCGCGGACTGGCGCGCCGCCGACGACGACGCGCAGCGGTTGCGCGTCGTCGTCGACCAGGTGGCCTCCTTGACCGACGTCTCGGCGGTCGCGCTGCACGCGCGGCTCGTCCACCCCCCGCGGCACTGA
- a CDS encoding ABC transporter permease subunit, protein MPTQPTLTGDATGPTGTPGGTSGPPASPTRDRQGPSRGPVRPGTLVKIALMAVINALGVFGILAAWREGHMGILASMVVLLVVADWVYFSRRTLPLKYVLPGLAFLLVFQVYVVGYTGWVAFTNYGDGHNSTKEQAVEALLIQNERRVEGSATYPLTVVERGGALGFAIVDDGEAQVGTADDPLSPEPDATVDDDRVTEVPGATVLSRQEVLQRQAEVTSLRVPFSDDPNDGWVRTQDARTGFVAVPSLEWDPEADTMTDVVTGTVYHATSDGSFRSDDGERLNVGWRVMVGFDNFRTAFGDERYAQPFVKILLWTFAFAILSVVSTFLLGLFLAITFNDTRVRGRRLYRTLLIFPYAIPGFLAALLWSGMLNRSYGFVNQVLLGGAAVPWLTDPWLAKASVLGVNLWLGFPYMFLICTGALQSLPGDVLEAAKVDGAGAWRTWRSVTLPLLLVATTPLLISSFAFNFNNFTLIYMLTRGGPRFADASVPLGHTDILISMVYSVSGLDGTAAKNYGLASALSIVIFVIVATISAITFKRTKQFEEIS, encoded by the coding sequence ATGCCCACCCAGCCCACCCTGACCGGCGACGCCACGGGCCCCACGGGGACCCCCGGCGGCACGTCCGGTCCTCCGGCGTCGCCCACGCGTGACCGCCAGGGCCCGTCCCGCGGTCCCGTGCGTCCCGGGACCCTCGTGAAGATCGCGCTGATGGCGGTCATCAACGCCCTCGGTGTCTTCGGGATCCTCGCCGCGTGGCGCGAGGGCCACATGGGCATCCTCGCGTCGATGGTCGTGCTCCTCGTGGTCGCGGACTGGGTGTACTTCTCGCGGCGCACGCTGCCGCTCAAGTACGTCCTGCCCGGCCTCGCCTTCCTGCTCGTCTTCCAGGTGTACGTCGTCGGCTACACCGGCTGGGTGGCGTTCACCAACTACGGGGACGGCCACAACTCCACCAAGGAGCAGGCCGTCGAGGCGCTGCTCATCCAGAACGAGCGCCGTGTCGAGGGGTCCGCGACGTACCCCTTGACGGTGGTGGAGCGCGGGGGCGCGCTCGGCTTCGCCATCGTCGACGACGGTGAGGCGCAGGTCGGCACGGCCGACGACCCCCTGAGCCCCGAGCCGGACGCGACGGTCGACGACGACCGTGTCACCGAGGTGCCCGGTGCCACCGTCCTCAGCCGGCAGGAGGTCCTGCAGCGGCAGGCCGAGGTGACGAGCCTGCGCGTGCCGTTCTCGGACGACCCGAACGACGGGTGGGTGCGCACGCAGGACGCCCGCACCGGCTTCGTCGCCGTCCCGTCGCTGGAGTGGGACCCCGAGGCCGACACCATGACCGACGTCGTGACCGGCACCGTCTACCACGCGACGTCCGACGGGTCGTTCCGGTCGGACGACGGCGAACGCCTCAACGTCGGCTGGCGCGTGATGGTCGGGTTCGACAACTTCCGCACCGCGTTCGGCGACGAGCGCTACGCCCAGCCGTTCGTGAAGATCCTCCTGTGGACCTTCGCGTTCGCCATCCTGTCGGTCGTCTCGACGTTCCTGCTGGGGCTGTTCCTCGCGATCACCTTCAACGACACGCGCGTGCGCGGCCGCAGGCTCTACCGCACCCTGCTGATCTTCCCGTACGCGATCCCGGGGTTCCTCGCCGCGCTGCTGTGGTCGGGGATGCTCAACCGCTCGTACGGCTTCGTCAACCAGGTGCTGCTGGGTGGGGCCGCGGTGCCCTGGCTGACGGACCCCTGGCTGGCGAAGGCGTCGGTGCTCGGGGTGAACCTGTGGCTCGGCTTCCCGTACATGTTCCTCATCTGCACCGGCGCGCTGCAGTCGCTGCCGGGCGACGTGCTGGAGGCGGCCAAGGTCGACGGCGCGGGCGCGTGGCGCACGTGGCGCTCGGTGACGCTGCCACTGCTCCTGGTCGCCACGACGCCCCTGCTGATCTCGTCGTTCGCCTTCAACTTCAACAACTTCACGCTCATCTACATGCTCACCCGCGGAGGCCCGCGCTTCGCCGACGCGTCCGTGCCGCTCGGGCACACGGACATCCTCATCTCGATGGTGTACTCCGTGTCCGGCCTGGACGGCACCGCCGCCAAGAACTACGGCCTGGCGAGCGCGTTGTCGATCGTCATCTTCGTCATCGTCGCGACGATCTCGGCGATCACGTTCAAGCGGACCAAGCAGTTCGAGGAGATCAGCTGA
- a CDS encoding sugar ABC transporter permease, which translates to MVTTDVTPSSRTASRGDTNRMPRSRWFAELGWRHLVGVVAVAYALFPIVYVISASLSEGGTLTGSNDLFAEVSTANYEALGGTLFWTWLANSLQIAIATGVGTVLMGAAAAYAFSRFRFTGRRAGLTSLLIIQMFPQMLAFVAIFLLLITLGNVVPALGLNSKLALIAVYLGGALGVNTFLMYGFFNTVPREIDEAAKIDGATHAQTYWTIILRLVTPILAVVALLSFISTFGEFIIARLVLQSERNWTVAVGLFGWVSALLEANWGLFAAGAVISALPVLLLFLFLQKYIVGGLTAGAVKG; encoded by the coding sequence ATGGTCACCACCGACGTCACGCCCTCGTCCCGCACCGCGTCCCGGGGCGACACGAACCGCATGCCGCGCAGCCGGTGGTTCGCCGAGCTCGGCTGGCGCCACCTCGTCGGCGTCGTCGCGGTCGCGTACGCGCTCTTCCCGATCGTCTACGTGATCTCGGCGTCGTTGTCCGAGGGCGGCACGCTGACCGGCTCCAACGACCTGTTCGCGGAGGTCAGCACGGCCAACTACGAGGCGCTCGGCGGCACGCTGTTCTGGACGTGGCTCGCCAACTCGCTGCAGATCGCGATCGCGACGGGCGTCGGGACCGTGCTGATGGGCGCCGCTGCGGCGTACGCCTTCTCACGCTTCCGGTTCACGGGCCGCCGAGCCGGCCTGACCTCGCTGCTCATCATCCAGATGTTCCCGCAGATGCTCGCCTTCGTGGCGATCTTCCTGCTGCTCATCACCCTGGGCAACGTCGTGCCCGCGCTGGGGCTCAACAGCAAGCTCGCGCTCATCGCCGTCTACCTCGGCGGTGCGCTCGGGGTGAACACCTTCCTCATGTACGGGTTCTTCAACACCGTGCCGCGCGAGATCGACGAGGCCGCCAAGATCGACGGAGCCACGCACGCGCAGACGTACTGGACCATCATCCTGCGGCTCGTCACGCCGATCCTCGCGGTGGTCGCGCTGCTGTCCTTCATCAGCACGTTCGGCGAGTTCATCATCGCCCGGCTCGTGCTGCAGTCGGAGCGCAACTGGACGGTGGCCGTCGGGCTCTTCGGCTGGGTGTCGGCGCTGCTCGAGGCGAACTGGGGGCTGTTCGCGGCCGGGGCGGTCATCTCCGCGCTGCCGGTGCTGCTGCTCTTCCTGTTCCTGCAGAAGTACATCGTCGGAGGCCTGACCGCGGGGGCCGTCAAGGGGTGA
- a CDS encoding transglutaminase-like domain-containing protein codes for MLRSVAAHLSLDVHAPLELLLCVAVAEGPYERSEVLFARSDDDPLDVQEIKTPHGGRMHRILAPAGRVVVDYQARVTGQCEAPPVEDVDLVEYRRPSRYADSDRLLAFARDQFRGLSGADLLDAVVTWVSKHVTYLSGSSLPTDGATDTLLKRRGVCRDFAHLVVALLRACDVPARLASVYAPGLKPMDFHAVAEAYVDGAWYVVDATRLAPRESLLRIATGRDATDTAFLSYYGGSLRLRSMTVTAVADTRPVDDGTGLVALR; via the coding sequence GTGCTGCGCTCCGTGGCCGCCCACCTCTCGCTCGACGTGCACGCACCGCTCGAGCTGCTGCTCTGCGTCGCCGTCGCCGAGGGCCCGTACGAGCGCAGCGAGGTGCTGTTCGCCCGCTCCGACGACGACCCGCTCGACGTGCAGGAGATCAAGACGCCGCACGGTGGGCGCATGCACCGCATCCTCGCGCCGGCGGGCCGGGTCGTCGTGGACTACCAGGCGAGGGTCACGGGGCAGTGCGAGGCGCCGCCCGTCGAGGACGTCGACCTGGTCGAGTACCGGCGTCCCAGCCGGTACGCGGACTCCGACCGCCTCCTGGCGTTCGCCCGCGACCAGTTCCGCGGCCTGTCCGGCGCCGACCTGCTGGACGCCGTCGTGACGTGGGTGAGCAAGCACGTGACGTACCTGTCCGGGTCGAGCCTGCCGACCGACGGTGCCACCGACACCCTGCTCAAGCGGCGCGGCGTGTGCCGGGACTTCGCGCACCTCGTCGTCGCGCTGCTGCGGGCGTGCGACGTGCCGGCGCGCCTCGCGTCGGTGTACGCGCCGGGCCTCAAGCCGATGGACTTCCACGCGGTCGCCGAGGCGTACGTGGACGGCGCCTGGTACGTGGTCGACGCGACACGCCTGGCGCCGCGGGAGTCCCTGCTGCGCATCGCGACCGGCCGCGACGCCACCGACACGGCGTTCCTGTCGTACTACGGCGGGAGCCTGCGGCTGCGCTCGATGACGGTGACCGCGGTGGCCGACACCCGGCCGGTGGACGACGGCACGGGGCTCGTGGCCCTGCGCTGA